In the Papio anubis isolate 15944 chromosome 3, Panubis1.0, whole genome shotgun sequence genome, TTGAAGATGGAGCAAAGACTGTCGATTTCCTTGATATCGAAAAGGAAAAGTTAAGGGTATAAAGATTGAGCCTTTTTAGATAATGTATCTGTTGATTATTAAAGACTAAACTGCTATTTACTTCAGTGCTTTTTTCAGTTTAACTGCCTTGTCTTTACTTGTCCTAAGAAGTTATTGTTTTTCATAGAATGTTTAACTTTCTTAAAAAAGATTTCACAGTtccaattaccttgatttgatcatcacacattgtatacaggtatcaaagtatcacatgtacccccaaaatatgtataattattgtatatcaataaaaaattaaaaatttaaaaatttcatagtAAATAGTGTACCTTTAGATAGTGAGGGCCAAAGTAATTTTTATCTCCTTATATTTTATCTTcgtgtgcgtgtgtttgtgtgtgtctgtgtctggctAAAGGACGAATTTAGGATACTATCTAAACAAGGAACCATGAGTAACAAATTCTTTTAGTTTATATCCTTTTGTCTGCTAtacttagttttgttttaaatgagacTTCCTTAACTTGTTCTGTTAAATCGTTTTATGTTTAAAGACATTCAAATTGGTAAGAATAATAACAATAGGATCCTGAGAAAGGCAATACAATACagttattcattctttttagtgtagtttgtttttttccttttttcgaATTGGAGTTTATAGTGTTTTCATGGTGGATGTTACAGTAGTACATTCTGTTGTAAACATCCAAGCTTTACAGAAGTTATTAAGTAAAACCAAAAGCCATGTCATTTTTAACTTCTTAGAAATTCTTAActactttcttttgcttgattcaTTATGATCAGGCTAATTTAGTTGAGTTTCAAATCTTTTCTAGCTTTGTGTCCTTTTTAGTTATGTGGAATCAATGATAGTACGTTTTACTatggatcatttttcttttaataccatattttcttttctcttgaaaacttttactgttctttttagttttcacatttttttccgaAACTTTCTCATTGCCTAAAAATGGGATTATTTACATAAGAAAGTATAAGGATAGCACAAAGTATTTCATATTTAACAATTTGGTGagtccttgagtagcttaattaTTATCAGTTTATCAAGTTCTTAGACTTTTTAATTCATGTTACAGAAGAGTCTCCGGAGGAATCGATTGCTATCAGCATTgcacaaatggaaaaacgtttACTCCATGGCTTAATTCATAACGTTCTACCATATGTTGGTACTTCTGTAAAAACCTTAGTATTAGCATACAGCTCTGCAGTTTCCAGCAAAATGGTATGTTTAAATTAACACTAGTTTGGGTATTAAGAAAAATCGCATGATAAGACTTTGGTTTGCTCATTCCTGAGTTTAATTAAGGGCAAACAAACCCCCAAAATGATTATTGAGTGCCTTCCTATGGGTAGGCATACACTGCTAGGTTACTTATTATTTCATTGCGGTTCTCACAACAATCTTTGTAGCATAATTATCATTACCTATgtgttatagatgaggaaactgactaGAAGAGGTTAAACATTTTATTCAGTTTCACAGATGTTAAGTGATAAAGCCcagttttatgtaatttttaaaataatatgtaagaCATGGTAAGATGGGCAAATGAGATGAAAACACTGTTTCATGAAAGTAGATCTTATGACTTCCTACATCAGAATCTTGAGTGttccttaaaaatgtaaatttcttggTTTAGTCTCATAACTGCTAAAACAGATTCTtgggcgggtgcggtggctcatgcctgtaatcctagcactttgggaggctgaggtgggcggatcacaaggtcaggagttcaagaccggcctggccaatatggtgaaaccccatctctactaaaaatacaaaaattagccgggtgcagtggcgcacacctgtagtctcagctactcaggaggctgaggcagaagaatcgcttgaacctggaaggcggaggttgcagtgagtcgagatcctgccactgccctccagcctgggcgacagagtgagactctgtctcaaacaaacaaacaaacaaacaacaaaaaaaaaccacaaaaagattGTCAGGGATTTGAgcccagaatttttattttgtactctattcaagtgttttttttttttttttaatattcacgAAAGTTTGTGATCTAGATTATGTTTACTAATAGTCATCTGTTACTTAGCTAACTGAAGTTCTGCAGATCTTCACAGTGACAATTTTTTCCCTCTTAGGTTAGGCAGATTTTAGAGCTTTGTCCTAACCTGGAGCATCTGGATCTTACCCAGACTGACATTTCAGATTCTGCATTTGACAGGTTAGTTATTTTAAGcaatttaaatataatgaaaaactattttgtaaggtttcatttatataattgCAATTTAATCatactattattttttactatCAAATATCAGTCATGTCTGACTATAATTTGATAGCACCCTCCAGTTCTTCACCTCTTGTTCATGGGTCCCAGCTGATCCAAAAATTCCATCTGTATCATCTTACAATCTGTATAGTCCTATATTTTGTCTAGGCCCTTGAGCCCTGCTGTGCAACCATGTAGATTGGTATTATATGTTTTTAagaagttttagttttagttgGGCTCTAAGTGCCATTTGGCAAAGCTCCCTGTTAGATTCTTCACAGTTACTCTGAAATAGTATAACTTTCTTCAAGCCACCTCCTTCCCAGAGTATATCTCTTTGACCACCAATTCTCTGTATTCTTGCTCACTCCTTCTTTCCCACCCAACCATTTATATCAGCACCTTTTTTCCTGCTGCAGAGGAAGAGGTATACTCTTCTCTGGTTAAAGCTAACCCTCTATCTTCCTAGAGCTTGTTTCTTACGGATCTTCCTCATTAACCATTAgttattattctctttctttcatgtGTTTGCACCCTTACTTCTGCTGATTACTTTTAGGGTAATAAACTTAAGTCTTCCCATCCTTACCCCTCTCACATCCTACCTTTCTGTTAGGTTAGGAATACTCTGACTTCCTAATTACTCTCATTGAGTTTTTGTATCCCTAGTGTTAAGAATAGTACGTTAACAAtagatattcagtaaatacttaagTGATTATATTAGATGTAAAATCTTCTAGTTTTAATCACATACATGTAGtcaaatgcttttgaaaaatttaataatattcattaatagtcttgtcttttatttatagTTGGTCTTGGCTTGGTTGCTGCCAGAGTCTTCGGCATCTTGATCTGTCTGGTTGTGAGAAAATCACAGATGTGGCCCTAGAGAAGATTTCCAGAGCTCTTGGAATCCTGACATCTCATCAAAGTGGCTTTTTGAAAACATCTACAAGCAAAATTacttcaactacatggaaaaataaagacattaccATGCAGTCCACCAAGCAATATGCCTGTTTGCACGATTTAACTAACAAGGGCATTGGAGAAGAAATAGATAATGAACACCCCTGGACTAAGCCTGTTTCTTCTGAGAATTTCACTTCTCCTTATGTGTGGATGTTAGATGCTGAAGATTTGGCTGATATTGAAGATACTGTGGAATGGAAACATAGAAATGTTGAAAGTCTTTGTGTAATGGAAACAGCATCCAACTTTAGTTGTTCCACATCTGGTTGTTATAGTAAGGACATTGTTGGACTAAGGACTAGTGTCTGTTGGCAGCAGCATTGTGCTTCTCCAGCTTTTGCATATTGTGGTCACTCATTTTGTTGTACAGGAACAGCTTTAAGAACTATGTCAACACTCCCAGAATCTTCTGCAATGTGTAGAAAAGCATCAAGGACTAGATTGCCTAGGGGAAAAGACTTAATTTACTTTGGGAGTGAAAAATCTGATCAAGAGACTGGACGTGTACTTCTGTTTCTCAGTTTGTCTGGATGTTATCAGATCACAGACCATGGTCTCAGGTGAGTTATCAATTCCAGAATATTAAGAAGTAGATGTGTTCTCATTTCCAAATGGAATATAAAAATTTTGATCTAAGTCATTCTTTTCAGTTGATTTACTTAAGCAAAAAGAGTTAACCAAGATCTGCTCTACTTCAGTGTTGGACCAATGTAACTTCTGTTATTAGTATGAAGTTTCATTTCTGTCAGTTCAAATCCATTGTGATATATGGAAGAACATAAATTTGAAagtttaataaatagtaaatggcTACATCACATATTTTAAGGTACTTTAGTGGATGAATAAGGTACAATTTTTTCTCAAGAACATGTAACAAGAAAATGTGCATATTCTGCTGCTGTGTATTATTTCTGTATGTTACAGTTTTATATTGAGGGTTTTGGAAAATGTAGGCTGTCTGTGGAAGTCATTTAGTCCAACTACATGGCTGTTAAGTGtttacaaaagccaaaactgagcTACAGTTTCATATGTAGCTAGAGGTTAGAAATTTTGGTCTTTGATCATGATCAGCTTACCTTCTGTTGCTTTTTTAAGTCATAAGGAGGACGTGTGGAAGAAGTTCTGCagtttcttttctggttttttttttttttgtgagcatAATCTTTAGCAGATTAAAccgactttttttgtttgtttgttttttaacctccTAGAGGAAAGAAGGGCTGGAGGTGACACATATATCAGCCCAGACAGGTAGCTCTTTTCAGCAGCTAGGTTCTATATGTTTTATAGGACCCACTTCAAGATTTGTTAGGTTATGAGTTACTCTTATGCACTGTTGGAGAAAATACCATGGTTCACTAACTTGGGAGCATGGCAGACTTGATGTAGAttgatcttgttttttttctgtataactGGCTTTGTGTACAATACTTAACCTtatgctttgaggcttatgtaAGAGGAATACATATAAGGCATCTAACAATGATACAGAATAGATTTTCAGTAAGTGGAAGCTGATGTGCAGTAAGCGATTATCTTTGACATGAGCCTTTGGAAATTGGATACATGTTTTTCTTTGATAATGGGATGTcgaatattttataatgaaaaattctgCCAGCATAAAACTTAATACCCCCtactattataaaatatacttaacatgaaattattataaaagtttTTCATAAGTCATATACAGTAACCAAAAGTGTTTTCCCTGAGGTAACTGGTATAACTGTGCTTTGACTGCTGTgaatcatttcattaattttcagttttctcaaatcCAAGTGCAtatgttgtaattttaaaaaataaagataactttattctgagttttattctttaaaataattttattacaagTATGTATTCCTAACTgtaatatgattttgtttttgaatgcAACTTGATTTTAGAAAGTAAAAGCGATTTTTAGTTCAGTTTAAAACCTAGTAATTcatttttcattgtcattttttcACTACCATCATaccttattaaaatttatttataactctgttcagtttgcattttcaatatgaccagtttttgtgttttttttcaaagaatgaaGTAATACATGTGACCTCTCAGAGCTGCAATGACTTCTGACCATGTgacagttttcttctcttttagttttttaggatgtttttaaaaataacccagaacttattaaaattttatataattaattgatttcaaagtttttttttttgctttcaaagTATTTAGAAACTCTTCTAGTATAAGGTTTTGGAAAACACTAGAAGGGAGCACACTTTTTAAAAGCAGGTGACCCCAGGGCAAACTTGTATCCTCACTGAACTACTGCAGCTGATGCTTTCTTGAAAGCagcacctcctggctggaggccaaccaacacactaaacaaaactacacacaaggaccctcacagagtccacttcagtCCTGTCCTATCTCTACTGGAGCAAGTGCTGGTacccatggctgagagacctgaagacagatcacatcacaggactcatCACAAACACTCCCCAATAAAAGCCTGGAGTCCAGcagctctgctgggtggctagacccagaaaagaaataacaattatggcagtttggctctcaggaagccccatccctaggggaagtgggaagagcaccacatcaagggagcacccttGTGGGACAAAAGAATGTGAATAATAGCCCTTGAGctagatcttccctctgacatagtctaccccaatgagaaggaaccagaaaaacaattctggtaatatgacaaaacaaggttgtTTAACACCCCCAAAGGAACACACTAGCTCAACAGCAGTGGATCCAAAtgaagaagaaatctctgaattgccacaAAGGGGAAATCAGAAGGTCAATTACTAAGCTACTCaaagaggcaccagagaaaagtgaatacaaacttaaagaaataaaaaaaaaaaaagttataggatACGGATGGAAAAATCTccagagaaatttatagcataaataaaaaacaatctcaacgtctggaaatgaaggacacacttagagaaatgcaaaatgcactggaaagtctcaacaatagaattgaacaaacGAAAGAACTTCAGAGGTTGAAGAGAaggttttcaaattaacccaacctgacaaagaaaaaagaattaaaaaaataaaaaatgagtgaagcctccaagaagtttgggattatgttaaatgaccaaacctaagaataatttgtgttcccaaggaagaagagaattttaaaagtttggaaaacatatttgagggaataatcaaggaaaatttCTCTGGCCTTCCTAGAGATCTGAACATCCAAATAGAAGAAGCCACCTTTTAATTTTATCCTGTTTACGTAAATACTGCTTTTATTCTTCTAGGTGTGccattaggttttattttttattgaaatgtaattaacataccataaaatttactgctttttaaaagtatacaattcagtgattttttagtatatttacagggTTGTTCAACCATCCACCACAGActaattcaaaacattttcatcatcccaaaaagaaCCCCATACTTAGTAGTAGTCACTTCTCACTCCCcctttccccagcctctggtaaccatgaATCGACTTTGTGTCTAtgtggatttacctattctagaATGATAATATTAATGGAATCATTCAATATGTGGCCTTTAGtatctggctttttaaaattaggtttatgTGCTCAAGGTTTATGCTTGTTATACTATATGTCAGTAGTTTGTGGCTGCAGATTATTtaattgtatggatataccacattttatttatccatttattaatggacatttgagttgtttccactttctaagtgttatgaataatgctactatgaacattcatgtgcaagtttttgtgtaaacatatgGTTTTaattctcttgagtatatacctaggacaggaattgctgggtcatatgctaGGTgtatctatacttttttttttttagaaactgccCCACTGCTCATTAGGTTTTAAGCTTCAGTaattttcttgataatttttaCTTACTAATACAATTGGGTAGGAGAATGAACATTACAACTCCAGGGTTCAGTACTTCCTCGAAGAATTAAGTTGTCATGATGTTCTTGTAAAGAACAGTTTTATAGATTTCTTTATTGAATGTCATTAGGaaaaatgttgaacattttcttaaatgtatttctgCCTAAGGATGAGGTTAGTTATCAGTGTTTTACAGAAATTCTTACATTTTCTCATTACCATATTGAAAAGTATGTAAAATAGTGGTTCAGTGGACCGTAGGAATACAAACACTTCGGAGATGAATATCTTTTaactgtcaaattatttttcttacaggGTTTTGACTCTGGGAGGAGGGCTGCCTTATTTGGAGCACCTTAATCTCTCTGGTTGTCTTACTATAACTGGTGCAGGCCTGCAGGATTTGGTTTCAGCATGTCCTTCTCTGAATGATGAATACTTTTACTACTGTGACAACATTAACGGTAATGCCTTTTAACAATGCAATAATTTTGAAGgaattaatttaaacttttttagcagttctaataatttttccaTTTAGTTTTCTAGATTGCTAATTACCAGACTGTCTTACTTTCAGATTTAgttaaatttgataaaattttaaaattacattttcattaatATCTTGAAAGGTAAGTTTTTCTTGCAGATGTATATTCTAAATATCCATTGTGTCAGACTTTTGAGGCATGTAATAGTGTAATCAAAAATGGTAACTTAATAGAAGTActaaaattcttctttaaaagttttggATATTCCTCTAGAGTTCTGTAGCGCTCATTAAGAATTTAGAACTATTTATGTTCTAGATATACTGCTTTCTTAGGGATGATAGACTCATTTTTCTTGTAAGACGGCTTtatcaaatatagaaaaatgaggACTTTAGTAATGTGGACTTCCAGAGTTTCTGGATCTGATGTCAACTCTTACTGAAGATTGAAGGGAGTTGTAGTATTGAGAAGAGGCTGAGATGCTTTAGACATGATTAGAATTCCTATAGTGTTTTGGAAATTGATTCCTGAACCTACtttcaaaaatcacaagaaatatttcttgattttgttcttttaaacatATTCTACCCTACAGTGGGCTTATTGAACATGCTTTTTCAAAGTATGTTCAATGCCTTTTTGCACATTTGATAGTCACTGATAGAGACTGAATTTCCCAGAAGCATAAGAAGCTGCTCTTCTGTTATTAATAAGCAAATCAACCTCCTGTATTTATAactggagaaaattttaaatggctcAGACTACTGTGTACCTGTCTTTTTATACTACGCCGTATTGTCTTTGAGTGCCCAATTCACCTTAAGTGAcaggaaaatcaacaaaatttttCTCAGGCAGAACAATTGACAGGAGTCAGGAAGACCAGAGGGAGTAATGACATACCAGAAAGTGGAGAAATGAACAAATCTGCTATTTCTCGAGATtagattttccttaaaatatgtaagaGGAAACTGAAGATTGCAGCTCTCTTATTTCTGGAATCACATTGTTATACAGGAGATGACCTCCCATGTTCTTGATATATCAACACTAAGTTGgacatttcttgttttctgttgccTTCTGTGTATAATCAAGGGATGGCCAAAGGGAATGTCATCGTAGTTGGTTAAAGTGAATGTCACTGTAGTTGCAACATGCTAAGCCTATGAAAACAAAGTGTGATTGATGCAGTGAAGCTGTTATTTTTGTGGATGCTCTGGATTTGAGacaggagttttgttttgttaatataaAGTTGTTTCATTGTAGGTTTAGTGCTATACTTTCTAAGGCTTATAGGACATATTATCCAGAGTAAttaataagcaattttttttatcagaaaattttatttgtatgttgCACTTGAATTTTTCATACTGATTTCAGCATAGGTTATGCTTCGGAATAAATCTCACTATcaaattcatcatttatttttggGTACATAGATGTTACTGGGTAGAGGGAGGGGACTGGGTTTCAGATTGTTTTTATGCTTActtgttttatgtttatatgtttttaaactttgaaaaaatttaGATGATGGGATAAAATGAAGTACTTAAAATCTTTTGCACTTTGTCCTTATGCATTTCCTCTAAACTCGTTTTGAATATGTAGTTTCAGAGGAGCTACTATATTCCTATTGTTGAATGTAAAAGTTTTTTTGGATaaatgactgattttttaaaataaatgaattgtaaTGAAGATATCTGACTGAAAGATTTGAAAGGAAATTGCAGTGCTTGTATAATCCAATATTAACTCTCCTTTTATAGCTTATTGAAACATGATTTGGGGGAATGGAAAGCCTTTAAAATTTACAGGGTGACTTGTTATATAACTTGTGTCTGAGTTCCACATAGGTTGTTGTTAAAGCAATGCTCTCTTATAGTCTTTTCCTTAAAAGGATATGTGGACAACCTAGAAAGTGTTAGAATGTAGTTGTGTTGTAtccagttttgcaagatgacACTTGTTCCAGTATCTTTCAAAACAGCTCAGCTTGTATAGTAGATACCTAGTGAATGCTCAGGGTCCTccttgttactatttttattaattctgAAAGTGGTCAGTGTGTTTTAATACTTGGTATTAGAACAATGGAGAAATGTATTTAGGTGACAAATTACATTTCCAATATTTGAAAGTAACatttaactaaaaatacattttttaaaagaaaacatgtatagTTAACTATCAGATTACTAAATATAAAAGAAGTAAATACTGATAAACATTAGTCATTAAGTAATACATGATAAGTAAAGCAGAATGCACTAGCAGAGATTTTGGAGATGATAAGTTAGTTATCATGTATTCAAGCAGTAACTACCTTGAGCAAGACACTGTACGTAAAGTGTCTTGATATAAAATGCAAATCTAGATTCTTCTGAATGATTCTTTATGACTTAAATTTATTTGATAAGATTTGAATATAAAAGTCTTCTTAGccataacattaaaatttttttgttaacaTTTAAGAAGTGTTAAATGGAATAGCATAGTTGTAGAGCTGTGAAGAACGTATGAACAATgacacaaaataaacttttttactgatttgcatttcaatgtgtgtataatttataaattaagataGATTAGCTCATAGTTTTAGAGGTGACCCAGTCTCAGATGATGTGCTCTTTTATGTTTCTAATTTAAGTTAAAGAGGAATTAAAGGTAAGTGAAGGTAAGTGCAGATATACAGCATAAGTAATATACTTAGAACCCagtaaaaacaagttatttagtaataaaaatcTGGAGAAATAATAGCTAACCTGATACTTCCTATCATCTGATACTTAAAAATGCTTCTTATAAGATTATTCCTTACcatgcatttaaatattttaatgattattcaattatatttttctattttctttattattctttaatgTAATTTAGGCTTTATATATCTTAACCATTTGGGTTCTCTATCCTACACTGAGATGGAAGTTTGCTGGTGATAAGTCAAATATTTAAAGGGAACTACCTTGTGAATTGTCTTTGTCTATTAAAGCATAGCTGTCTACCTGGCAATCCATCATATCTTCGTCATATTTCTTTCTAATGCTCCCTCACCTTTTCTGTTGTCCATTTATTCTGttgtccatttattcatttttctgaacAGTCCTTTTGTGTTACTTTAAGGATTTTATTGTTGATGTTGCTTATACTTTCTATGTTTTGGAAGGTGCTGGTCTCCTGTTTCTATAATGTGATACTGAATTTAAAACAGTGcttgtcttcatttttgttttgactcAGGCCTTCAGCAAATCCTTTAATGGATGCTGTCACTTTTATGATTATTGGGATCAAATACCAGTAACTACTCTATTATTAACCTTATCAAAGGATTGTAGTTTTGAGTCATTTAATATTACAGTTACTGATTAAGTTCCTATAGGCTTCTTTAAACAGATTCTGCtttcaaatttgaaaacaatatattaaTTCTCTCTCTTTACTCTGTACACTTAGAATCTCACTGAAACTCAATTCTAGTGAACTTAGAATGTATTCAGAGTTCTTGCTTATattcatgtaaaatgtgcctACTCAGTGAGTGGGCACATTTTACATGAATATAAGCAAGAACTTTGTTTTGTGATAAATAAAGAGATGCTGACAGTAGGTTTGTGCTTTTTACCTAATACAGGGTAAGAACTTTTATTCCTACATTTTTCTTCCCCCATTATCTCTGCAATCATCCCTTAGACTTCAAGAGCAAAATGACCCAGGTAGCTAGGGTAGAAACTGAGCATGTGGACCCTACATCTTTTGGGGAGGATGGTGAAAAACTGTGTCGTGTCACGTTAGATCTGAATCTCTAGGAGAATAGCTTTTTTGATCTGTTTGCTCCTTTGAGTCTCCCTTTTACTTTATCCTTTGAAAATCAGTTGCATACTTCACTTCCATTGCTTGCAGGCATGGCGTATGATTTTTCTCAGGCTACTGTTGAAATTTAGCATAATATTTCTCCTTTACCTttctgtcctttaaaaaaaaaataggactatAGTAAGTCCTCAGTGTTGGTGATACGTTTTTGGAAActgactttaaagaaaataacatacaGGAAGTCCTCAAATAGTGTCATTTCATTATAATgatacaaacaaaacaactagCTTTGTTATACGTTATTTTGCTTAGAGTCGCAGTTTCTAAGAACCTATCGATGTTAAGTGAGAACTTAACGTTAtggacattttgaaatatttgaggaGTTGCAGTTTGGAAAAATTGTATGAGAGTCTTCATGtctcttcttctttaaaaaaatttagaatggAATTTTGATCTGATAAAATGATAATCAGATCCATTTTGGCAAAACCCAGTGAATCTGGCATTTCATGATGGACTATGGGTCAGAGCAGGGGAATGGCAGTGAGGCAGGGCTTGTGTCTTGAGGTGAGGCACTAGGTGATTGGTGGACAAAACAGTGAGCAGTGTAAGGGGTGAGGAAAGACAAGCTAAGAAGGGGAAAGATGGGGATTGGGTGGTGCACAGTAGGTAAAGCTGGCattatattcaaaggaaaaactTGGTTAAAGATTGGCAGTGGGAGAAGAATTTCAGATCATAGGGTTCCTTCTCAGGGCATTTTTAATAAGTATTCAATACATACTAAAACATTTTATCTTGAGTTTGTGATTAAGATGATTAACATTGTATCTTATtataagggaaaataattttaacacaatgccgctttttgaattttaaatatttgacatatttCACTTTCCATTTAAAGACTAGAACAGATTgttattttgattaaataaaaattggttTTAGTAATtcaactttatatataaaataattttaaacttccTGTTACGGAAAAATTTAACGTCGAATAATGTAACGAACCCTTATGTACCATCAACTTCAGCAGTTCACCTGTGGCCAGTCTCTTTTCATCTAT is a window encoding:
- the FBXL5 gene encoding F-box/LRR-repeat protein 5 isoform X4, coding for MAPFPEEVDVFTAPHWRMKQLVGLYCDKLSKTNFSNNNDFRALLQSLYATFKEFKMHEQIENEYIIGLLQQRSQTIYNVHSDNKLSEMLSLFEKGLKNVKNEYEQLNYAKQLKERLEAFTRDFLPHMKEEEEVFQPMLMEYFTYEELKDIKKKVIAQHCSQKDTAELLRGLSLWNHAEERQKYFKYSVDEKSDKEAEVSEHSTGITHLPPEVMLSIFSYLNPQELCRCSQVSMKWSQLTKAGSLWKHLYPVHWARGDWYSGPATELDTEPDEEWVKNRKDESRAFHEWDEDADIDESEESPEESIAISIAQMEKRLLHGLIHNVLPYVGTSVKTLVLAYSSAVSSKMVRQILELCPNLEHLDLTQTDISDSAFDSWSWLGCCQSLRHLDLSGCEKITDVALEKISRALGILTSHQSGFLKTSTSKITSTTWKNKDITMQSTKQYACLHDLTNKGIGEEIDNEHPWTKPVSSENFTSPYVWMLDAEDLADIEDTVEWKHRNVESLCVMETASNFSCSTSGCYSKDIVGLRTSVCWQQHCASPAFAYCGHSFCCTGTALRTMSTLPESSAMCRKASRTRLPRGKDLIYFGSEKSDQETGRVLLFLSLSGCYQITDHGLRVLTLGGGLPYLEHLNLSGCLTITGAGLQDLVSACPSLNDEYFYYCDNINGPHADTASGCQNLQCGFRACCRSGE
- the FBXL5 gene encoding F-box/LRR-repeat protein 5 isoform X1 encodes the protein MAPFPEEVDVFTAPHWRMKQLVGLYCDKSLYATFKEFKMHEQIENEYIIGLLQQRSQTIYNVHSDNKLSEMLSLFEKGLKNVKNEYEQLNYAKQLKERLEAFTRDFLPHMKEEEEVFQPMLMEYFTYEELKDIKKKVIAQHCSQKDTAELLRGLSLWNHAEERQKYFKYSVDEKSDKEAEVSEHSTGITHLPPEVMLSIFSYLNPQELCRCSQVSMKWSQLTKAGSLWKHLYPVHWARGDWYSGPATELDTEPDEEWVKNRKDESRAFHEWDEDADIDESEESPEESIAISIAQMEKRLLHGLIHNVLPYVGTSVKTLVLAYSSAVSSKMVRQILELCPNLEHLDLTQTDISDSAFDSWSWLGCCQSLRHLDLSGCEKITDVALEKISRALGILTSHQSGFLKTSTSKITSTTWKNKDITMQSTKQYACLHDLTNKGIGEEIDNEHPWTKPVSSENFTSPYVWMLDAEDLADIEDTVEWKHRNVESLCVMETASNFSCSTSGCYSKDIVGLRTSVCWQQHCASPAFAYCGHSFCCTGTALRTMSTLPESSAMCRKASRTRLPRGKDLIYFGSEKSDQETGRVLLFLSLSGCYQITDHGLRVLTLGGGLPYLEHLNLSGCLTITGAGLQDLVSACPSLNDEYFYYCDNINGPHADTASGCQNLQCGFRACCRSGE
- the FBXL5 gene encoding F-box/LRR-repeat protein 5 isoform X3, whose protein sequence is MAPFPEEVDVFTAPHWRMKQLVGLYCDKNEYEQLNYAKQLKERLEAFTRDFLPHMKEEEEVFQPMLMEYFTYEELKDIKKKVIAQHCSQKDTAELLRGLSLWNHAEERQKYFKYSVDEKSDKEAEVSEHSTGITHLPPEVMLSIFSYLNPQELCRCSQVSMKWSQLTKAGSLWKHLYPVHWARGDWYSGPATELDTEPDEEWVKNRKDESRAFHEWDEDADIDESEESPEESIAISIAQMEKRLLHGLIHNVLPYVGTSVKTLVLAYSSAVSSKMVRQILELCPNLEHLDLTQTDISDSAFDSWSWLGCCQSLRHLDLSGCEKITDVALEKISRALGILTSHQSGFLKTSTSKITSTTWKNKDITMQSTKQYACLHDLTNKGIGEEIDNEHPWTKPVSSENFTSPYVWMLDAEDLADIEDTVEWKHRNVESLCVMETASNFSCSTSGCYSKDIVGLRTSVCWQQHCASPAFAYCGHSFCCTGTALRTMSTLPESSAMCRKASRTRLPRGKDLIYFGSEKSDQETGRVLLFLSLSGCYQITDHGLRVLTLGGGLPYLEHLNLSGCLTITGAGLQDLVSACPSLNDEYFYYCDNINGPHADTASGCQNLQCGFRACCRSGE
- the FBXL5 gene encoding F-box/LRR-repeat protein 5 isoform X2, giving the protein MHEQIENEYIIGLLQQRSQTIYNVHSDNKLSEMLSLFEKGLKNVKNEYEQLNYAKQLKERLEAFTRDFLPHMKEEEEVFQPMLMEYFTYEELKDIKKKVIAQHCSQKDTAELLRGLSLWNHAEERQKYFKYSVDEKSDKEAEVSEHSTGITHLPPEVMLSIFSYLNPQELCRCSQVSMKWSQLTKAGSLWKHLYPVHWARGDWYSGPATELDTEPDEEWVKNRKDESRAFHEWDEDADIDESEESPEESIAISIAQMEKRLLHGLIHNVLPYVGTSVKTLVLAYSSAVSSKMVRQILELCPNLEHLDLTQTDISDSAFDSWSWLGCCQSLRHLDLSGCEKITDVALEKISRALGILTSHQSGFLKTSTSKITSTTWKNKDITMQSTKQYACLHDLTNKGIGEEIDNEHPWTKPVSSENFTSPYVWMLDAEDLADIEDTVEWKHRNVESLCVMETASNFSCSTSGCYSKDIVGLRTSVCWQQHCASPAFAYCGHSFCCTGTALRTMSTLPESSAMCRKASRTRLPRGKDLIYFGSEKSDQETGRVLLFLSLSGCYQITDHGLRVLTLGGGLPYLEHLNLSGCLTITGAGLQDLVSACPSLNDEYFYYCDNINGPHADTASGCQNLQCGFRACCRSGE